GCAATTCCTTTTTCGATTTTATCTTTTGCCTATTCCAAGTTAAAATCGTAAGGTTGGAATTTCTTTCTAAAGACGGCTGCCATCCTTGTCTCCTCGTCCTTAGAAACTTTACAAGCTTTCCAGTCCACTCTGTCGGGCATGTTGAGAAGAGCGGGACTGGCGGCAACTTCCCTGTTCAAGGAACGAAAGACACATCAGATCAATAGGTTCTACACCAATCCAAGGGCgtagtaaagaaaacaaacgcACGCTAATTTTGTCTTCGACAATCCAAAGAAAATTGTCCTatatttaacaaacaagagaCGGAGATAAAGCCAAACAACACTGtcagaatttataaaataatttcccTCTAAAAAGCCACAGTCGATACGATTATGATGGTTTTATGCTTTCCATTTATTAAACCCATTAATGAACCCTAAGAGAGACcagtatttaatttctccttacagtaatatttttgaattatttatgaagatcatgaaaagaaaggaaatgattgccaaccaagtaagctttgattgttaaacaaattctcttggGCAGTACAAAACGATTTGTGTAGATAATAGTATGGAGAATGaggatactgatgtcagggcATTGTTAATTAATATTGTATATCGCACTTTACACAGGTCTGAAAATCTCTAGTAACCTTCTCAAAGATTATGTCCCTGATGCTTACATCGAACGTAGGAATTAATTACTGAGATATTGTATGATAAAGCTACCTTCCAAACTGTAGAGGCATCTTCAAAGATACTCTGTGAAGCAATTTCTCTTCGTTGTCGAATTCTACCACAAAATAGGGCGCTCCAACTGGTACGATCTGCAACAAAATAagtaaacacaaaattaaagaatttacaaaaaacagcaatacaaacaaattgatCGATGACAAAGccaactaaaaaataaaacgagcCCACAAGACTCGTCAGTTGTGAACCCTTTGCACCCAAAGATCCGTACACATTTTCTCTACACTGCTCTTCATATATTgtctaaggtgctgacaaagagaatttgtttaacaatcaagaggtttattagttggtgatcatttcctttattctcataaccttaaagtttgattcaggggtgatattgtgaggagaaattagatgctggtcactctcaggggtcaaagggttgataACATCTTACGTTCGATTTTGAAGTAGCTGCCGTTCACCCATGCACCGCCATAAGGATTCATATGTAACTTTACCTCACAATGCCGACACATCGTGTACTAAAAACCGACCTTTATGCTTCTGATTTGGCGGGTGCTATATTGATATAGCGCCAAATTCTCGCTCTTAATCCGGAAAAGTGGATAACACTAGCACAATCTGTCGCTCACACTTATGATGTGGCTTCGAAGCTAAATTGATATTCGTACTCAAACAGTCACTGGGAGGCATGAGTTCGAATCCCGTCAAAACATCAATTTCGAGCTTCTTTTGAGCAGTTCCTAATCCTGAAGCTTTTCTACGAGGATTTCTTTGCTTCACATAAGTCTCATTAAACTGTGGTTAACTTTTTATCTGTTAAGTTTTCGAATTATTGTTACAGTAACTTGTATTTTTGTTGTCGTGCACTGTGTACTCCGCTAGTTCACAAAATTCTCCATCCCACCCAGGCAAGGTTTAATTCCCCACACCCAAGGCACagacgacagtcaaatgcccgTGAATTGCCgaagagagggaggggaggTTTGAAAGTTCGAATTGATCGGGgcattatcatcatcataatttCATTgcagctgtttttgttgttgctgatgTCGTTCAAGTTATCATTTTCATAGATTATCAtaattatcgttattattaccattattgttgttattattgctcATGTTACATTAATGTTGCACCTGTTTCCGGTGCTCTTCCTATTCCTTTGCTGGCTCCCAAGTCATTTTTGGGGTTCTGACCTGTGCCCTGTAGCTCCTCGTAAAAGAGCCTGtaaattatcaaacaataaACACATCACCTGACTAAGCTCTGTATTGGCAGGCACGTCCCTCATTGCAAGAGAATTGGAATCTCCGTGTTCtctaaaaatgtcttttaacTCCTCAACATCTGTGGGAGGCACTGGTATAACCTATAGATAACAAATTAAATCTTTAAGATTTAGCGAATGTCAGGATGGCCGAGCGGTCTAAGGCGCCAGACTCAAGGATAATCTCCTTCCCAGTGCTAACTGGGCCGGGTCTTCTGGTCTCCAAATGGAGgcgtgggttcgaatcccaCTTCTGACacgagcttttttttttctcgttttctttttttctttttacgatTTACAGGTTACCTttcgtgtttttctttctgttactACGAGGATGATTACTAGTTTTACCTGAAGTTGAAGGTGCTGTGTGTAATAAttcctttcaaaaattacaCAGGATTTGCCTTCTTTGTGATACATTTTTCGAAGCGCTCTCTTGTACCTGCTTTAGTGTTAAAGAATTCGAACACTCTTTCACACAGGACAATCAAAGATCACAACTACAATAGATTCTTTCCCAACACGCTCTATAAaggatatttttcaatttccatgAGAACGTcctgtaataaaacaaaaaaggctacTATCAGTTTTATCACACTCAGTGTTGAACTGCAATATTACAGTACAGCGTCGAACCGTTACTTTACCGGCGCTGTAAAATTAAGTCATAGTTCAGGAAAGAGTATATGATGGAACGTTAACGTCGTAGTTTGTGGTAAGTAACTCGCTTGCTGCTTCGGTGTTCCGTGGACATTCAATCACGAATAGGTTGTCCTTGTTGACGAAATTTGCGACTCACGATTAGCTACAGCCTTCTCAGCTAAATATCTAGGCTTTTTGGGCGGCGTAACCTTAGGGACAAGTCCTCATGGAAACTTAAAATCTGATTgctcaatctttttttcaaaagctaAGTTATCGAAAACGTTCAAAAAAGGCTGCACCACCTTTTTCGTTGAGTAATTTCTTTTAGCTCATAAtacttgaaatttcaaaagccTTTCATGCGTTGCTATATCTAAATCGTGGTTTGGAAACAGAAGTCAAAAGGTCTTTCCTACCTCTGTCAATTTAACTGTTGATTCGAAATGCGCGATGGGACAGATCAATACATGATCAGCTACCAGACCTCCTTTAGCCAATGCCACGTACGACTGATGACAAATGGAGAATCATATCAAAAGTTGAATTCATTTTGTTGGGGAAGGTACTTATGTTGATCATGGTCTAAAATGATATTTAACGTCTATTGAAGTGCTTTCCCGTTGTTTTACGTTATAGAACCACAGCACTTTGACAAACATTTTGTCTCGTAAGTCTCGTAAGTTTTCCAAGTTTCGCCTTTGAACGGACTTTTCTTGCACGTTATTCAAAATTTGTCACGTCAGAAATTCTGGTGAGACTTGAGCGGAAACATACTTACAGCGTCTCCCACACTGACAACCAAATGTTTCTCGACCTCAGGACTTCCCAGGCAGAACCAACAGGAACCTTTTAAGGgagctaaaggaaaaaaaaagtaaatatggcCAAGCGTTCAAATCCAAAGCCAGGAGAAGTTCAAAGAACTTAGATCAACCTGACCTCAAGACTACAAAATGAGTCATGCGACGTTAGTCCCAAAAATCTCGTGCAAATagatgaaaaattgtttcctaTATGGAGATGGGGGAATAGGGGAATGGGGGAGTTTGGGAGAATTCTCGAAATCAATCCCCGACTGCGCCTTGGGTCTGCGCAACTGTCTAGAAATCTAACAGCCCCCTTGCGTTTAGAAAAAGTTTAAGTCTTGTATTGCTCCAATACAGCATGTTCTTTCCTACATCGCAATAATCAAAGGGATCATACTTACGTGGTCCTTTACGTTGTCTTGGCTGTTTGTTGGAACCGCCTTCTTCGCCACCTGTAAAAATTTACGAGACTGGGGTAAATGACTGGAAAATTTAACTAATCGAAACTGTAAGCTATCGGAATTCCTAATGTAAGATCAAAGTACAAGCTAGGTTAGCGGAAAAATGGTTCGAGTATTAGTTAAGAAGTTGCATTCCAATTGACTAAAAGGGAATTTACTGAACTACAAACAAAATGTACGGGGGAAGCGAGTTGTCCAATGCTCAGCATTTGAGCAGTACGGCTTCGAGCCCTTGCGGGTTGCGGGGATATGGTGCTGGTGATACAAGTCAGTTTTCCAAAAATCTGTCAAACGAAACCTGGGGttggggggcgggggggggatAGAAGGGTTGAAGACTCCTAAGTGCCTCGTGCTTAGCAGAAATATCTGTTAATCTAAAAGGCCAGCTTGTGATTTAGAGCAGATTATATATATTTTCAGATACCATGATCCCTTCGTCGTTTTTGTCCAGGTCCCTGTGACTTCCCTGTGTTACTCATATCAAAAAAGAAGTTCTGACCTGTGGCACTGGCCTGCAATAAACAAGTAGACACCATTTAGACTTAAGtcttttttgtattaaaaaaatacaaaaagat
This region of Pocillopora verrucosa isolate sample1 chromosome 3, ASM3666991v2, whole genome shotgun sequence genomic DNA includes:
- the LOC136276728 gene encoding LOW QUALITY PROTEIN: CWF19-like protein 1 (The sequence of the model RefSeq protein was modified relative to this genomic sequence to represent the inferred CDS: deleted 1 base in 1 codon; substituted 1 base at 1 genomic stop codon) — its product is MVSALVSRTSTTVRPRYHFTGHEGVYYERPPYRNHRVLRESAQQVTRFIALAQAGNPHKKKYMYAFNIVPLVSMDKTELVKQPPDVTECPYNRLSGSNXTTADQNTNLQSQASATGQNFFFDMSNTGKSQGPGQKRRRDHGGEEGGSNKQPRQRKGPPPLKGSCWFCLGSPEVEKHLVVSVGDASYVALAKGGLVADHVLICPIAHFESTVKLTEDVLMEIEKYKRALRKMYHKEGKSCVIFERNYYTQHLQLQVIPVPPTDVEELKDIFREHGDSNSLAMRDVPANTELSQIVPVGAPYFVVEFDNEEKLLHRVSLKMPLQFGREVAASPALLNMPDRVDWKACKVSKDEETRMAAVFRKKFQPYDFNLE